A stretch of the Bacillus anthracis str. Vollum genome encodes the following:
- a CDS encoding beta-class carbonic anhydrase encodes MKSLEEILQYNEKFVEEKKYEEFVAGKFPNKKMVIISCMDTRLVELLPKAMNMRNGDVKIIKVAGAVISHPFGSIMRSILVAVYELGADEVCVVGHHDCGMAKIQASSTIEKMKERGITEEKLDMLRYSGIDLEQFLRGFSSVEESVEHSVSVLRNHPLLPEEVPVHGLVIDPDTGKLDLVVNGYDN; translated from the coding sequence ATGAAGTCATTAGAAGAGATTTTGCAATACAATGAGAAATTTGTGGAAGAGAAAAAGTATGAAGAGTTTGTAGCGGGGAAATTTCCAAACAAAAAGATGGTAATTATTTCTTGTATGGATACAAGACTTGTTGAACTATTGCCGAAAGCGATGAATATGCGTAACGGCGATGTGAAAATTATTAAAGTAGCAGGTGCTGTTATTTCACATCCGTTTGGAAGTATTATGCGTAGTATTTTAGTCGCTGTATATGAACTTGGCGCTGATGAAGTATGTGTAGTTGGTCACCACGATTGTGGCATGGCAAAAATTCAAGCGAGCAGTACAATTGAGAAAATGAAAGAGCGCGGTATAACAGAAGAAAAATTAGATATGCTTCGTTATTCGGGAATCGATTTAGAACAATTCTTGCGCGGTTTCTCTAGTGTGGAAGAGAGTGTAGAACATAGCGTATCAGTACTTCGCAACCACCCATTACTTCCGGAAGAAGTACCTGTTCACGGTCTTGTTATCGATCCTGATACGGGAAAATTAGATTTAGTTGTGAATGGTTACGACAATTAA
- the cydA gene encoding cytochrome ubiquinol oxidase subunit I, protein MSDVLLLSRFQFAITIFYHFLFVPLTIGLVILVACMETQYARTLNPTYRKMANFWGKLFTINFVMGIITGITMEFQFGTNWSEYSKYMGDIFGSPLAIEALVAFFLESTFMGIWLFGKDKISPKFRAFCMWMVALGTNISALWIITANGFMQNPVGYVVRNGRAELNDFWALVTNPYAWNMFFHTVIGCYIVGAFFVMAISAYHLLRKNEVEFFKKSFKFGLMLGLFAATITPFIGHQSGVSAAKYQPAKGAAMEAVWETGKGQGFSIVQIPDVKNEKNFEFLTIPKLGSFFYTNSFDGEIVGLKDIPKEDRPNVNLVYYSFRLMVALGMFFMALTWYGFYLNRKGKLENSKRYLKITIWSVLLPYIAINAGWIVAEVGRQPWTVYKLMRTAESVSPISVPQIWFSLISLILFYTLLLIADVYLMLKFAKKGPAALEEPATKGGVAHVS, encoded by the coding sequence ATGTCCGACGTTCTGTTACTGAGTCGTTTTCAATTTGCAATTACTATTTTTTATCACTTTTTATTTGTACCTTTGACAATCGGACTTGTCATTTTAGTAGCATGTATGGAAACTCAATACGCCCGCACATTGAATCCAACATACCGCAAAATGGCAAATTTCTGGGGTAAATTATTTACAATTAACTTCGTAATGGGGATTATAACCGGGATTACGATGGAATTCCAATTTGGAACAAACTGGTCTGAGTACTCCAAATATATGGGAGATATTTTCGGATCCCCTCTCGCAATCGAAGCACTCGTTGCCTTCTTCTTAGAATCTACTTTCATGGGAATATGGTTATTCGGTAAAGACAAAATTTCACCAAAGTTCCGTGCCTTCTGTATGTGGATGGTTGCACTTGGAACAAATATTTCCGCCCTTTGGATTATTACAGCAAACGGCTTTATGCAAAACCCTGTTGGCTACGTCGTACGTAACGGCCGCGCTGAATTAAATGATTTCTGGGCACTCGTTACGAATCCATACGCTTGGAACATGTTCTTCCATACTGTAATTGGTTGTTATATTGTTGGTGCTTTCTTCGTTATGGCAATTAGTGCCTATCACTTATTACGAAAAAATGAAGTTGAATTCTTCAAAAAGTCATTTAAGTTTGGTTTAATGTTAGGCTTATTCGCCGCAACAATTACACCGTTTATAGGACATCAATCTGGTGTATCAGCAGCTAAATATCAACCAGCTAAAGGTGCTGCGATGGAAGCTGTTTGGGAAACTGGAAAAGGACAAGGCTTCTCGATTGTTCAAATTCCTGATGTAAAAAACGAAAAGAACTTTGAATTCCTTACGATTCCAAAGTTAGGAAGTTTCTTCTATACAAATTCATTTGATGGCGAAATTGTTGGTTTAAAAGATATTCCGAAAGAAGATCGTCCAAATGTTAACCTTGTGTACTATAGCTTCCGCTTAATGGTTGCACTTGGTATGTTCTTTATGGCATTAACTTGGTACGGTTTCTACTTAAACCGAAAAGGAAAACTGGAAAACTCAAAACGTTACTTAAAAATTACAATATGGTCTGTTTTACTACCATATATCGCAATTAACGCTGGTTGGATTGTTGCCGAAGTAGGTCGTCAACCATGGACAGTTTATAAACTAATGCGTACAGCAGAATCTGTATCACCTATATCTGTCCCGCAAATTTGGTTCTCTTTAATTAGTTTAATCTTGTTCTATACTTTACTTTTAATCGCAGACGTATATTTAATGCTGAAGTTCGCGAAAAAAGGACCAGCAGCATTAGAAGAACCTGCTACTAAGGGAGGCGTGGCTCATGTCTCATGA